In a genomic window of Cerasicoccus sp. TK19100:
- a CDS encoding glycosyltransferase family 4 protein, with protein sequence MKILLIGNYQQDRQHSMLAFMHMMKRGLEAAGHSVEQFQPAVTFGRARSTESGFGKWLGYIDKYILAPRALQKTLTTVQPDIVHICDHANAIYLPHIRPHPSIVTCHDLFAIKSWKGLIDGQQKSLIGQQQQRWIFHHLRNAPAIACVSEPTRQDLAKLAPETKETARVILSGLPHAYRPLSIEEVEARLQSASLKTTSGAPLSSRYLLHVGGNGWYKNRAGAMRIAAKIFELQPDLQMVFAGPPPSEDLLNVIQGYEDRVVVIELPSNDLLQALYCKATCFIFPSIAEGFGWPPLEAQACGCPVAVSDIEPLRSNCQSALFFDPANEHQAAALINEALCAPETLDSLVRDGLENAQRFTTDAMIDAYVNLYQSAIITQQP encoded by the coding sequence ATGAAGATCCTGCTGATTGGCAACTACCAGCAAGATCGGCAGCACAGCATGCTCGCCTTCATGCACATGATGAAGCGCGGGCTGGAAGCCGCTGGCCACAGCGTAGAGCAGTTTCAACCAGCGGTAACATTCGGACGTGCGCGCAGTACGGAGAGCGGCTTTGGCAAGTGGCTCGGTTACATCGATAAATACATCCTTGCTCCCCGCGCACTCCAAAAAACACTCACAACGGTCCAGCCCGACATCGTCCATATTTGCGACCACGCCAACGCGATCTACCTGCCACATATTCGACCACACCCCAGCATAGTGACCTGCCATGACTTGTTTGCAATCAAGAGCTGGAAGGGGCTTATCGACGGTCAGCAAAAGTCTCTCATCGGGCAGCAGCAACAACGCTGGATCTTTCACCACCTTCGCAATGCACCCGCCATTGCTTGCGTATCCGAGCCAACCAGGCAAGACCTCGCAAAGCTCGCTCCGGAGACAAAAGAGACTGCACGCGTCATACTCTCCGGCCTGCCCCATGCCTATCGACCGCTATCCATTGAAGAGGTCGAGGCGCGTCTGCAATCCGCCAGCCTTAAGACAACATCCGGCGCTCCTCTCTCATCGCGCTACCTGCTCCACGTTGGCGGAAACGGCTGGTATAAAAACCGCGCAGGGGCCATGCGTATCGCAGCCAAAATTTTCGAGCTACAACCAGACCTGCAGATGGTTTTTGCCGGTCCGCCGCCATCGGAAGACCTGCTGAACGTAATTCAGGGATATGAAGATAGAGTCGTCGTCATCGAACTTCCCAGCAATGACTTGCTTCAAGCTTTGTATTGCAAAGCTACTTGCTTTATTTTCCCGTCAATCGCCGAGGGCTTTGGTTGGCCGCCGTTGGAGGCGCAGGCCTGCGGTTGCCCTGTCGCCGTGAGTGATATCGAGCCACTCCGTTCCAATTGCCAATCCGCGCTGTTTTTCGATCCAGCCAACGAGCACCAGGCAGCTGCTTTGATCAACGAAGCTTTATGTGCTCCGGAGACATTGGACAGTTTGGTGCGCGATGGTTTGGAAAACGCGCAGCGCTTTACAACCGACGCCATGATCGATGCCTACGTGAACCTTTACCAATCGGCAATCATCACCCAGCAACCATGA
- a CDS encoding glycosyltransferase family 4 protein encodes MRLIAQRLNIESLTRHETGWASLDACYRYFDNEVAAGLNRGSEVDRVYAYEDGALATFRRAKELGWKCIYDLPIAHWQTSKRIMEEESERMPSWRDTLTAVHDSPAKHRRKDEELALADAVICPSQFVADSIPESIRAVKPVHVIPFGSPTPPKPTASAKASSKLRVLFAGSMSQRKGLGDLMAAMHLLDPNHFELHVLGSPLAPMTFYQQQLPGFIHHPPRPHDEVLKLMQSCDVFALPSLVEGRALVQQEALACGLPIIVTANAGAEDLVADEKAGFLVPIRSPEAIAEKLQYLRDHPAQLQAMQAVAPQKAAEVTWENYRKAIVQAVSSI; translated from the coding sequence GTGAGACTCATAGCCCAACGCCTCAACATTGAGTCATTGACTCGCCATGAAACCGGTTGGGCAAGCCTCGATGCGTGTTACCGCTACTTCGATAATGAAGTGGCAGCTGGCTTGAATAGAGGCAGCGAAGTCGATCGCGTTTATGCTTATGAAGATGGGGCGCTTGCCACATTTCGGCGCGCCAAGGAGCTTGGTTGGAAATGCATTTACGATCTGCCCATCGCCCACTGGCAGACCTCGAAACGCATCATGGAGGAAGAGTCTGAGCGTATGCCTTCCTGGCGCGATACGCTGACTGCGGTGCACGACTCGCCAGCCAAGCATCGGCGCAAGGACGAGGAACTGGCACTTGCTGATGCCGTTATCTGCCCGAGCCAATTCGTAGCAGATTCCATCCCCGAAAGCATCCGCGCAGTGAAGCCCGTCCATGTCATTCCCTTTGGCTCGCCCACCCCACCTAAGCCAACTGCGTCAGCAAAAGCGTCATCCAAACTGCGTGTCCTGTTCGCCGGTTCGATGAGCCAGCGCAAGGGACTCGGTGATCTAATGGCCGCCATGCACCTGCTCGACCCGAACCATTTTGAGCTGCATGTGCTGGGCAGTCCCTTGGCACCGATGACATTTTATCAGCAGCAGCTTCCGGGCTTCATTCACCACCCGCCACGCCCGCATGATGAGGTATTAAAGCTCATGCAAAGCTGCGATGTGTTTGCCCTGCCCTCGCTCGTTGAAGGGCGCGCCCTGGTGCAACAGGAAGCACTCGCTTGCGGGCTGCCAATCATCGTTACCGCCAATGCCGGAGCCGAGGATTTAGTCGCCGACGAGAAGGCCGGATTTCTGGTCCCAATTCGCTCGCCAGAGGCAATTGCAGAAAAGCTGCAGTACCTGCGTGATCACCCCGCGCAACTTCAAGCGATGCAAGCCGTCGCACCGCAAAAGGCCGCGGAAGTCACTTGGGAAAACTACCGTAAGGCGATTGTCCAAGCAGTTAGTTCCATATGA
- a CDS encoding glycosyltransferase family 4 protein — translation MTHILIASPTMGSYGGIEAFCLELAKYVSSIDGFTTTLALKLVRGHEVDQRLKGILDDAQIPYRIVAKSSGDLLKLIRASDLVHAQNASPDIAVMTKLCSAKLVQTIHNHLYDRPFARTLSWKFGALLADMRLYNSNFVQQSWGYRDEVKDRVMPTVSRLEMNFSPIEKRRGFVFISRLIANKGADTLIEAYARASLNRAEHPLRIVGDGPMREALQTLAQRLGIEVDFKGFVDEDTKRRLTREARWLAAPANTREDMGLTPLEARANGIPVIATRDGGLPESAGPGALLCTPGNVDELARLLEQAAAMDSDEYQRLSKLGYSTLEAHLTPMDFYPTLYRKLLAK, via the coding sequence ATGACGCACATCCTTATAGCTTCGCCCACCATGGGAAGTTATGGCGGCATCGAAGCCTTCTGCCTGGAGCTGGCCAAATATGTCAGCTCCATCGATGGTTTTACGACAACACTTGCGCTAAAGCTCGTCCGTGGACATGAGGTAGATCAACGTTTGAAAGGTATTCTCGACGATGCACAGATTCCCTATCGTATCGTCGCCAAATCGTCCGGCGATTTATTGAAACTCATTCGTGCCTCGGACCTCGTTCACGCACAGAATGCTTCTCCAGACATCGCAGTCATGACAAAGCTTTGCAGTGCAAAGTTAGTCCAGACTATACATAATCATCTTTACGACCGCCCCTTCGCCCGCACGCTCTCATGGAAATTCGGTGCGCTGCTGGCTGACATGCGTTTATATAATTCCAATTTTGTTCAGCAGTCCTGGGGATATCGCGACGAGGTAAAAGACCGAGTCATGCCGACGGTCTCAAGGCTGGAAATGAACTTCTCGCCCATTGAGAAGCGGCGTGGCTTTGTCTTCATTTCGCGACTAATCGCCAACAAAGGTGCCGACACACTTATCGAAGCCTATGCCCGTGCATCGCTCAATCGCGCCGAGCATCCGCTACGTATAGTTGGCGACGGCCCAATGCGTGAAGCTCTGCAAACTCTCGCTCAGCGGTTGGGTATCGAGGTCGACTTCAAAGGCTTTGTCGATGAAGACACAAAGCGCCGCTTAACTCGCGAAGCGCGCTGGCTTGCTGCGCCCGCAAACACCCGGGAAGACATGGGCCTAACTCCGCTGGAGGCACGCGCCAACGGCATCCCGGTCATCGCTACACGCGATGGCGGGCTTCCGGAGTCCGCAGGCCCTGGTGCCTTACTCTGCACTCCAGGCAATGTCGATGAGCTGGCACGATTATTGGAGCAGGCTGCCGCAATGGACAGCGATGAATACCAGCGTTTATCGAAGCTCGGCTACAGCACACTCGAAGCTCACCTGACGCCGATGGATTTCTATCCGACGCTTTACCGTAAACTTCTCGCAAAGTGA